From the Psilocybe cubensis strain MGC-MH-2018 chromosome 9, whole genome shotgun sequence genome, one window contains:
- a CDS encoding Acyl-CoA ligase sidI, whose protein sequence is MAVTRAILRHVSSSSFPAARNAFPNRTLTKSAVQGPLDPPLSFKTLPEYFNSEVLSKFGDRPALICREELPRAHGGPASHNLGVGTHLAWDFMEFDRHINALARGLLAMGVQKGDRVGVIMGNNSSYAMLQWACASIGAILVTMNPAYRLTELVSTLNLSSVKHLFVVPQIRTSTYVRTLSEAFLEIRNHQPGELQIPDLPHLRNLVVVDNKDEHRADLAPLHIKGTVDWREILVWREDSREARLQKDIYAGLDKDEVINLQFTSGTTGLPKAVSVRNLAAWAHGSSIVYPSAIFDAPSIVDAVVEERCTALHGVPTHFLGVLAEVKQRQQDGRTPDMSTLRTGIAAGSPIPIDLMKHLISELNLTELTNAYGMTETSPVSFQTTPADPIIKRVETVGKVQPHVKAKIIDTQGNVVDVGKPGEICVAGYLLQKGYWEDDEQTRSVMKRDEDGTLWMHTGDEGIMDEEGYLRGKTVVGRIKDIIIRGGENLFPVQIENAMTAHPDIREAAAVAVPDAKYGEVVGAWIVREPNTHISKEEVRQVVSTNMNPQNAPAWVWFIGEDGNPAELPKTASGKVQKHILRKWSKDLVLKNLGRVSV, encoded by the exons ATGGCGGTGACGCGCGCAATTCTGCGCCATgtatcctcatcatcattccCGGCGGCACGGAATGCCTTCCCCAACAGAACCTTGACGAAGTCTGCAGTCCAAGGCCCACTGGACCCTCCGCTCTCATTCAAGACACTCCCGGAATACTTCAACAGCGAGGTGTTGAGCAAGTTTGGCGATCGACCTGCATTGATCTGTAGGGAAGAACTTCCTCGTGCCCATGGTGGACCAGCGTCGCATAACCTGGGTGTGGGGACACACCTCGCATGGGATTTTATGGAATTCGATCGACACATAAACGCACTCGCGAGGGGGCTTTTGGCCATGGGCGTGCAGAAGGGAGACCGTGTCGGGGTGATTATGGGGAATAATAG TTCGTATGCTATGCTTCAATGGGCTTGTGCGAGTATAGGGGCCATTTTGGTTACAATGAACCCAGCCTATCGTTTGACTGAGCTT GTGTCCACACTGAACCTATCTTCCGTTAAACATCTATTTGTCGTTCCTCAAATACGAACATCCACATACGTTCGCACTCTGTCTGAAGCATTCCTCGAAATTCGTAACCATCAACCTGGAGAACTTCAAATTCCAGATCTACCCCATTTGCGCAacctcgtcgtcgttgatAACAAGGATGAACATCGGGCAGATTTGGCACCATTGCACATTAAGGGTACGGTTGACTGGCGGGAAATTTTAGTATGGAGAGAAGACAGTCGTGAAGCGCGACTACAAAAGGATATTTATGCTGGTTTAGATAAAGATGAGGTTATTAACTTACAATTCACGAG CGGAACGACTGGCCTACCTAAAGCTGTATCTGTGA GGAACCTAGCGGCTTGGGCGCACGGTTCATCCATCGTATATCCATCTGCAATATTCGACGCACCGTCAATCGTCGATGCCGTCGTAGAAGAAAGGTGTACAGCATTGCATGGCGTACCTACGCATTTCCTGGGAGTTTTGGCGGAAGTTAAGCAACGTCAGCAAGATGGCAGAACTCCTGACATGTCGACTTTGAG AACTGGAATTGCAGCTGGATCACCTATACCTATAGATCTTATGAAGCATCTTATATCCGAGCTTAATTTGACTGAATTGACAAACGCGTATGGAATGA CGGAGACGAGTCCAGTATCATTCCAGACCACGCCGGCTGATCCCATCATCAAGCGCGTAGAAACTGTAGGAAAAGTTCAACCGCACGTCAAGGCGAAAATCATCGACACGCAAGGCAACGTCGTTGATGTTGGGAAACCAGGCGAGATTTGTGTTGCTGGATATTTGTTGCAAAAAGG GTACTGggaagacgacgagcagACTAGGAGCGTCATGAAAAGGGATGAGGACGGGACTCTTTGGATGCATACGGGAGACGAGGGTATCATGGATGAGGAAGGCTATCTAAGAGGCAA AACAGTCGTTGGAAGGATCAAG GACATCATCATCCGGGGTGGCGAA AACTTATTCCCAGTCCAGATAGAAAACGCTATGACAGCTCATCCAGATATACGAGAAGCAGCTGCAGTCGCGGTCCCCGATGCTAAATATGGCGAGGTAGTAGGCGCGTGGATTGTCCGTGAGCCAAACACGCATATCTCCAAGGAAGAAGTCCGCCAGGTTGTCTCAACAAACATGAATCCCCAG AATGCCCCAGCTTGGGTGTGGTTCATTGGAGAGGATGGTAACCCTGCAGAGCTCCCAAAGACGGCAAGTGGCAAGGTTCAGAAGCACATTTTGCGCAAGTGGAGCAAGGATTTGGTATTGAAGAATTTGGGACGGGTCAGTGTTTAA
- a CDS encoding Ceramide very long chain fatty acid hydroxylase SCS7 — protein MSKRIRIYTAEDVASHTESSSCWISRGGKVYDVSAFLSDHPGGDDLILQYAGKDVEEVMKDKLEHEHSDSAYDMLDEYLIGRLGSGESIIRDDWEATDDFHPEDTDSARDFEKNVFLDLRKPLLRQVWEANWSKSYYLQQVHQPRHLKESARLFGPDYLEMFTRTEWWVIPVFWGPITFYLFLRSLFQFTGPLPNFFDNPALPISSLYMIPVESIAKTMACFFLGNLIWTFLEYLMHRFIFHVDDMLPDRPIFLMLHFLMHGIHHYLPMDRLRLVMPPFLFIVLETPFTQLAYSIFPVAVANGIISGAFTFYIGYDCMHYALHHKKLPQYIKDMKKYHLAHHYKNFELGYGVTSKIWDYIFNTVLPV, from the exons ATGTCCAAACGAATTCGTATTTATACCGCGGAAGACGTCGCGTCTCACACAGAGTCTTCCAGCTGTTGGATATCACGAGGTGGCAAGGTTTACGACGTGTCGGCTTTCCTGAGCGACCATCCAGGAGGCGACGACCTTATTTTGCAATATGCGGGGAAGGATGTCGAAGAGGTTATGAAGGACAAGCTCGAGCATGAGCACTCAGACTCGGCATATGACATGTTGGATGAGTATCTTATTGGAAGATTGGGTTCGGGAGAGTCCATAATTCGTGACG ACTGGGAAGCTACAGACGACTTCCACCCTGAAGACACCGATTCTGCTCGGGATTTCGAAAAGAATGTGTTTTTGGATCTTCGAAAGCCCCTGCTGCGACAGGTCTGGGAAGCAAACTGGAG TAAATCCTATTATCTACAACAGGTACATCAGCCCCGACACTTGAAGGAATCCGCGCGTTTATTCGGCCCAGATTACCTCGAG ATGTTCACGAGAACAGAGTGGTGGGTTATTCCGGTGTTTTGGGGACCCATTACCTTCTACCTGTTCCTGCGGTCGCTGTTCCAATTCACTGGACCGTTGCCCAACTTTTTCGACAATCCAGCATTGCCCATTTCTTCTCTTTACATGATCCCTGTGGAATCCATTGCGAAGACTATGGCGTGTTTCTTCCTTGGAAATCTCATTTGGACCTTCTTGGAATATCTGATGCACCGATTCATCTTCCATGTCGATGATATGCTTCCGGATAGGCCAATTTTCCTCATGCTTCATTTCCTGATGCACGGAATTCACCATTATCTTCCAATGGATAG GTTGAGGCTGGTCATGCCTcctttcctcttcatcgttcTTGAGACACCATTCACTCAGCTTGCTTACTCCATCTTTCCGGTGGCAGTTGCAAACGGCATCATCTCCGGTGCATTCACATTCT ATATTGGATATGATTGCATGCATTACGC ATTGCATCACAAGAAGTTGCCGCAGTACATCAAGGATATGAAGAAGTATCATCTTGCTCACCATTACAAGAACTTTGAACTTGGTTATGGTGTGACCA GTAAAATATGGGATTACATCTTTAACACAGTCCTCCCAGTATAA